A stretch of DNA from Endozoicomonas sp. 8E:
CTAGGTAAGAATAATAATGATGTTCCATGATTTTTACGAATCATTCTTATGTCGTATAGAGCATGAAGAAAAAAACTTGATAAAATACCATATAATAAAATTTCATTACATAGATGAGGAGGCTCTCTACCTGTTCTAAGTAGATAGGAGTCAAATAAAGCAAAACTTGCTATTTCAACCGCGCGTAGAGGTAGCCTGACTCCATCATAATATAAAGAGGGAGTGCTTAATAAATTTGACAGGATACTCAAAACACTCTGTTTGTAATCTTTATATGAAATAATTTGGTTGGAATTTACATGTTCATCATTATAAGTATTATCCTGAGACCAGTAAGAAGCGCCATAAGATATCAGTAAGATAAACATCACTGACTTAGATAAATAAAGCATATCTATTGTCTGGGAATTTTAGGGAACACTTGGTCATGGTAGATTACGAACAGTCATATCACAAAAATCCAGCACGCTGCACCTGCGAGCACCCGCTGAAAATAGCTGGATCAAAAGATGCTCCAGCCAAAAGCCGCTCAGTTTCCGAAATGGGCATTTATTGAACAGGCTGACTGGTATTACTCTTTATCACCAGTGGGTTACTCCCGACATACAGGGCAAAAAGGTGAATGCGCCCGCCATTGACCAATGCAGGCTGCACAAAACAAATGTCTTGCACAAGTTGCAAATTGGACAGGCAATCTTAAGGACTCTAAACAAATAGGACATGGTTCTGTGAAAAGTATTACTGACAAACGTTCGACAATTGCTAAAGATATTATGTGCTCTGTTCTTTGTGCAATGAGTCTGGCTAAGGATAATAATGAGATGTTGTGATTTTTAACATTCATTCTCATGTCGTATATACCATTAGCAAGATGGCTTGATAAAAGGCTATATGAAAAAATCATACGACATGTTTTAGGAGGCACTCTACGCATTTTAAATAGATATAAATCAAAAAAAACAACAGCTGCTATTTCAGTTGCACGTAGAGGCAGCCTGAACCCATCATAATATAAAGAGAGAGTGCTTAATAAATTTAACAGGGTACTCGAAAAACTCCATTCGTAATCTTTATATGAAATAGTTTGGTTGGAATTTACATATTCATCATTATAAGTATTATCTTGAGACCCGTAAGAAGCGCCATAAGATATGAGTAAGATAAATATTACTGATTTGTATAAATAGAGCATATTAATTGCGTGGTAATTTCACAGAGTGCCCGGTCATGGTAGATTACGGAAGGTTGTGCAACAAAGAATCCAGCACGCTGCACCTGCGAAGCTGAATAAACAGTCCTCCGGACTAATCCCCTACATCAATGCCTGCAGGGCCTGGCCCGGCTAGGCACTGCTTTTCATGAAACTGGCTAAACATAAAAATGTGTACTGGCGTGTACATTCTGATTAGGGCAGGTATAATCCTGCCCGAAGGCTGGTCGGGCGAATGTAATTTCTTAAGTACTCAGCCATACGGAATCGAATATTTCTGGCTTATTGGGCAGGTGCTCTGCAAGGCGCAACGACGGGAACATAGCAAGCTATGTGACCAAAGTTGCAACGCAGCACGACTGCATGGATGCAGGAGTTAGAGCAACGCAGGAGCAGTTGCCGCGAGTGCCTGAACAATGAGTCAGAAAATATGATTTCGTATGGTTGAGTACTTATAGACATTCATTTGTTATGGACACTGAATCAGTCTTGATCTCGACTGCCTGTGGTAACCTTCTTGATGACTCATACGATCTTTGATACTCCCATTATTAATACTCTCTTTCGTTTTATCTCCACTCTGGGCCTGAAGCTTGCCGGCTGGAAGTTGTCGGGTAAAAAGCCGGATGCTCGAAAGTACGTTCTTATTGCTGCTCCCCATACCAGCAACTGGGACTTTATTCTGGTGATTGCCATTGCCTTTAAATTCGGTGTCAAGATTTCCTGGATGGGCAAGAGCAGTCTTTTTAAAGGCCCTATGGGCCCTATAATGCGCTGGATGGGCGGCATACCT
This window harbors:
- a CDS encoding RING finger domain-containing protein: MLYLSKSVMFILLISYGASYWSQDNTYNDEHVNSNQIISYKDYKQSVLSILSNLLSTPSLYYDGVRLPLRAVEIASFALFDSYLLRTGREPPHLCNEILLYGILSSFFLHALYDIRMIRKNHGTSLLFLPRFIAQTTEHIIFVVIVERVSVTLFYESFSFCLESLILLVKIFTESCPICLEPLRLPVQYAGCTRHLFCANCINQWLAHSRLCPVCRE
- a CDS encoding RING finger domain-containing protein is translated as MLYLYKSVIFILLISYGASYGSQDNTYNDEYVNSNQTISYKDYEWSFSSTLLNLLSTLSLYYDGFRLPLRATEIAAVVFFDLYLFKMRRVPPKTCRMIFSYSLLSSHLANGIYDMRMNVKNHNISLLSLARLIAQRTEHIISLAIVERLSVILFTEPCPICLESLRLPVQFATCARHLFCAACIGQWRAHSPFCPVCRE